In Leifsonia sp. AK011, the genomic stretch GCGTTGTCACCTGTGGGGACGAGACGAGGACGATGTCGCCGCCGTCGCCGCCGTTGCCACCGTCGGGGCCAGCGAGCGGCTTGAACTTCTCGCGACGAACCGAGACGCAGCCGTTGCCGCCGTGACCGGCACGCAGGTGAAGTGTCACCTGGTCAACAAATGACGCCATGATGAACCTCCCTGTCGTGCTTGCTTGTGCGGTACCGCGTGTTAAACGGGAAAAGCGAGCCGAAGCCCGCTCTCCGTGACGCTGGGTCGAACAGCTCGCGGTGCGAGCAGTCGAAAACCTAGTCGGTGACGATGTTGACGACCTTGCGGCCGCCCTTCGCGCCGAACTCGACCGCACCAGCGGCCAGCGCGAACAGCGTGTCGTCGCCACCACGGCCGACGTTCACGCCGGGGTGGAAGTGCGTGCCGCGCTGGCGAACGATGATCTCGCCCGACTTGACGACCTGGCCACCGAAGCGCTTGACGCCGAGGTACTGCGCGTTCGAGTCGCGGCCGTTACGGGTGGAGCTAGCTCCCTTTTTGTGTGCCATTAGTGCTCAGCTCCCTACGCGATGCTGGTGATCTTGATACGAGTGAGCTCCTGGCGGTGGCCCTGGCGCTTCTTGTATCCGGTCTTGTTCTTGAACTTCTGGATGACGATCTTGGGGCCACGCTCGTTGCCGAGCACCTCAGCCTTGACCTTGATCTTCTCGAGCGCCTTCGCGTCGTGGGTGATCTTGTCACCATCGACGAACAGCACAGGAGCGAGCTCGACCGTACCGCCCTGCTCAGCCGACAAACGGTCGAGCACAACGATCGAGCCAACCTCGACCTTCTCCTGCCGCCCTCCGGCGCGCACAACTGCGTAAACCACGTGGATTCCTCTGATTGGGGTGTTGCTATGAAAGATATCTTGCTAAAAGATCGCGGGCATCACAGCGGGCTCAGCCCTGCAGACACCAAGGGTCAACAATACCTGACCGGCGGCACTACGGTCAAACGACGCTCTCCCGTGTCGGCGCGTCCCGGCGAAGCCAGTGCCACAGGAGAATTCCGCCGAGTACAGCGAGCGGAACGATGTCGACGACGACGACGATCGCGCTCTGCAACGACCAGGTGAGGAGCACCGGAATACCAGCGCCGCCGTAGGTCAGTTGAGGGAAGGAGTTGGCAAAGACCGACCGGTCGAGAGAAGTCGCGATCACAAGGTCGACGATCACCCTCACCAGCGCGTAGAAAACGGAGGCGAGCACGGCGGCAACGATCGACCGCATGATCGCCGTCCGCAAGCCCTCCGCACCGGTTATTCGCACCACATAGGCCCACGCAAGGAAGAGCCCCACCGTGATGGGGACGATGAACGTGCCGGAGCGGTACGGGATGTCCGACCACAGGTAGGCGCCAGAGTCCATCTCCAGCGAGCCAGAAGTAGATGCGTAGGCGATCAGCCCCATGACCTTCTCGATGAGAACGCCGAGGACGAGCCAGCCGCCGACACCCGCCGCGACGAGCGCGGCCTTCTTGCGCCCGCTCAGCACCGACATCTCGGTCGTTGTCGTCATGCCTCTCCCCCTCGTTGCAGCTGATCCCTGTTCACGAGCCTAACGAGGGCGTCGCGCGCTCCGATAGGTACCATGGGCGAACCCACATCTCCGGAGGCGAGCCGTGATCCTCATCGACCAGCCGATCTGGCCAGCGCACGGCACTGTGTGGGCTCACATCGTGAGCGACAGCTCACTGGAGGAGTTGCACGAGTTCGCGGCGAGGGCGGGCATCCCCGAGCGCGGGTTCGACCGCGACCACTATGACGTGCCTGCGCGATCGTGGAACGACCTCGTGGCGCTCGGCGCGCAGCCGGTGGGCGTGCGCGAATTCGTGCGCCGGCTCGAGGCCAGCGGCCTGCGGGTGCCCCAGCGCGACCGGCGCTAGCCCTCCGACGCCGGAGACACCGTTGACGATGGCGGGAGCCACACGAGGTTGAATCCCTCGAAGCTGCGGGATGTCGCGCCCGTCGCCGATTCGATGATCACCGTGGTGGTCGAGGTGGGCCGCGGATTCGTGGGGTTGCCGTCGAGTGCCTCCGCCGTGCCATCCGGAATCAATTCCACGGCCACGTACTGCCCGTTGGGTGACAGGTGGAAGGCGTCGATGCTGTCCCCGATGCTCGGCGGCTGGTAGATCGAACGCCCCTCTGAGCCGTCGTCAACGGCCATCGCGATCGTGAAGACCCCACTCTCGGTCTGGAGTGCCGTCTTCTCGACGATGTGCCCCTTCCAGTCGATTGCGATCTCGCCGACGTACGCGGGTGTCCCATCGACGGGCGACGGCTCGAAACGGGTCTGCTCGCCGGTGGCGATGTCGACGACGATGATCCCCGCAGCATCCTCGCCGACGATGGTGGTGCCGTCCTGCGATATCGCGCGGATGGTGACGAAGCGGCCCACGGGAAGCGGCACCGCTTCTGGCGTGGTCTCGAGCATGAAGGCGCCACCCTCGACGCCGAGGGCGATCAACGACGGGGAATTGGGCAGGAAGAGCCAGTCCGTGACGAGGAGGGGCCCTTCACCCAGGTCGCCGACGGCAGTGATGTTCCTGCCGCGCTCGAGGTCGACGGCGAGGATGGGACTACCCGTCGCCGTGTCGCCGACCTGATCGAGAGGCGTGAAGGTGAAGGCGATGACCGAGCCGACATCCGCCGCCGCGAGGTTGGATATCACTCCAGGCTCGGGCAGCCTGATCTCCTCGACGGCCCCGTCAGCAAGGCTGACGAGCTGCAGCCTGCTCGCACCGTCGTCGGATGCCGTTGCCACGGCCAGTGCTTGCCCCGTCACGTCGAACGAGATGATGTTGGGCGCGGAGTACACCACCTCGCGTGCGCTCCCCGAGAGCTCCGTTCGCACGATCTCATCGACGTTCTCGCCCCGATCGAGGTACATGAGCTCGGGCGAGGCAGTCGTGAAGGAATGCTCGACCGACGACGTCGCACGCTCGCCCAGGCCGCGGAGGTCATCAACACGCACGGTGTAGTCCGTGTCGTAGAACAGCGGCGCATCGAACTGCACCGACACGACCTCCTGGTTGGACGAGGCTGTGGCGGGCACGGAGGGGTCCACCGTGACGCGCGCGGTCGAGGCATCCTGAACCGGCTGGTTGAGGAAGAGCCTCAATTGCTGGTCGGGAAGGTGCACGATCGACGCGGAGTCGAACTGGGCATCGGAGACCTTCGGTCCTTGGCTGCTCCCGATGAGGAGGAAGACCGCGGAGAGGCCCACGAGGCCGACGACAAGACTGACGAAGGCCCTGCGGAACACGTTGGGTGGTGGCTTCTCCCCCGATTCCCTGGCCTTCTGCTCCCGTGCGGCCCGCGCGCTGGCCGACCTCGCCTGGATCGTGTTCTGGGGACGGTTGTTCTTCGCTGAGCTTCGGTTCTTAGAAGAGGTAGGGGTCACTGGGCTGCTCTGTCGGGAGGATCTCGTCGGGGATCACGGCGAGGGGCTGTGTGCTCGAGGAACTGCGGTTGGTATCGAACTCGCCCGTGACCTGAACCCATTCGTCGAGCTCGAGAGTCGACGGCCAGTCCTCGAGGTAGACGGGCACGCCGATGGGCTGGGCGTCGACCGCGCAGCACGTCACGATGAACCTCGACACGTAGAACACGTTCTGCGGATCGCTCTGGTCGGCCGTGACGAAGCCGATGACGTTGACGGGCTTGTCCTGGTAGACCTTGAGGTCGGTGGTCTGGCGCAGCAGTGAGGCCCAATCGAGGGCGTCGAACGCCTCGAACGTGGCATCCGAACTCTCCGCGATCTCGGAGACGTTGGCCGTGGAGCCGCCGAGCGCCGAGCTGTTGATCTCCCGCTGGTCGGCCGTCGCGCTCGACAGGGTCGCGGGAGGCAGGACCACCATGCTGACCGCCACGGCGCTCGCGAGAATGACGGCGACGATGCCAAGACCCTTGGCCGCCTTCGACGGCGGCTCCTCGACATCGCCTCGACCACCGAGAAGGATGCTCGCGACGATGAGCACCGCGGCGATGACCATCATGACCACGGTGAAGACGATGTACCGCGGGTGGATGTAGAGCACGAGCTGGTTGTTGGCGGCGAGGATCAGCGTCGCGACCACGACGACTCCGACGAGTGCCACCCCGCGCCAGCGCTGAAGGTTATGCCAGGACATTGACTACCAATCCGAGAAGTGCGGACAGAAGGCCCACTATGACGGTCAGTTGGAGGAGGGTCTTGGTCGTGAACGTCGTGCGCATGATCGCGAGCATCTTGATGTCGATGATGGGCCCGAACACGAGGAAGGTGACGATCGACCCGGGCAGGAATGTGCTGGCGAACGGAAGGATGAAGAAGGCGTCGACGCTCGAGCACACGGCAATCACGAACGCGAGGACCATCATCGCGAGGACTGACCACAGCGGGTTGCTGCCGAGCGAAACGAGAACGTCGCGCGGTACTGCCACCTGGACGGCACCGGCGACGAGCGCGCCGATGAACAGCGCGGGCATGATGACGCTCGTCTCACGCACGAAGATGTCGATGCTCTTGCCCCAGCGGGTGCCGTGCTCCTCCTCGCCGCGCTCGCACTGCGCGGCGAAAGCGGGAGTGAGCAGTTCGTGGGGCTTGCGGTGGAGGCTGAAGAGCCAGCCCACGATGTTCGCTATGGCCAGTCCGCCGAGGATACGGGCGACGAGAATGCCGTCGTCGAAACCGAAGGCCGCATGCGTTGTGATGATCGTGACCGGGTTGATGATCGGCGCCGCGATCAGGAAGGTCATCGATTCGGACACCGTGAAGCCCTGGGTGATGAGTCCGCGGGCGAGCGGAACGTTGCCGCACTCGCAGACGGGAAGGGCGATGCCGAACAGCGAGATGAAGAACCGGCGGAGGACGGGGTTCTTCGGCAGGTAGCGCTGCAGGAGGTCGTTCGGCAGCCACGCCTGCACCACGATGGACAGCGCGATGCCGAGGATGACGAAGGGAAGCGACTCCACGACCACGCTGATCGCGAGCGTCAGCAGATCCTGCGCCTGGTTCGGAAGCGTGACGCTCCCGCCACTCAGGATGGGTCGGACGGCGAGCAGAGCCCCGATTCCCACGACTCCGACGATCAGCCAGATGATGCGGCGGCGGGTGACCTTCGGGCGGCTGTGATCATGTTTGTGGTGATGATCGTGATGGGAATCGTGCGTCTGAGCGCGACGATTATTGCCCGGTTCGGTCCTGGTTGCCATCCGGCTCAGTGTAACAAGGGCGGCGAGGGCGCCCGAATCGGAGTCAGTCCTCCGACGCGGGTGCGCTCACAACCTGTCCGGCGCTGCCAGCGCGACGCGAGACGCGACCCCTGCTCGACGTCGTGCTCTTGGCCTGCGGAAGGCTGTCCAGCACAGTCTCGAGCAGCTGCTCGGTTTCGGGCGCGGCCGCCTTGCGCGGGCGACGTGCTTTCTTCGCCACGGGGATGTCGAGGATGGCGACGGTGGTCTCCTCCGCCTCAACGGGAGCCGTGGCATCCGTCTTCTGCGTTCGGGTGTCCGAGGACTCCAGGGGCGCAGCGGCCGTGGACTCGGCGTTCTCCGCCTGGCCCTCTGCGGTCTCGTCGTGGTTCACCGTGACCGAGGCCACGCGGGCGAGGGCGTTGCGCACGTCCTCCGTGATCGCGTGGGTGCCGACCGAGCCGACGCCGTTCTTGACCGTGGGGGCAGCGGATGCTCCGCCGTTGCCGCCACCACGATTGCGACGGCGCCCGCCACCCTGCTCGGGCTGCGGCGACTGCACCTGCGGACGGTGCTTGGTCACGGGGTCGTGATGCACGATGATGCCGCGACCGGCGCACACGTCGCACTGCTCGCTGAACGTCTCGAGCAGGCCGAGACCCAGCTTCTTGCGGGTCATCTGCACGAGACCGAGCGAGGTGACCTCGGCCACCTGGTGCTTGGTGCGGTCGCGGCTGAGACACTCGACGAGGCGGCGCAGGACGAGATCACGGTTGGTCTCGAGCACCATGTCGATGAAGTCGACCACGATGATGCCACCGATGTCGCGCAACCGGAGCTGGCGGACGATCTCCTCCGCTGCCTCGAGGTTGTTCTTCGTGACCGTCTCCTCGAGGTTTCCGCCAGAGCCGACGAACTTGCCGGTGTTGACATCGACGACCGTCATGGCCTCGGTGCGGTCGATGACGAGCGATCCACCGGAGGGCAGCCAGACCTTGCGGTCCAGAGCCTTCTCGATCTGCTCGGTGACACGGAACTCGTCGAACGAGTCACCCTTGCCCTCGTAGCGCGACAGGCGATCGAGCAGGTCGGGTGCAACGGACTTGAGGTAGGTCTCGATCGTCTCGCGCGCATCGTCGCCCTCGATGACGAGCTTGTGGAAGTCCTCGTTGAAGACGTCCCGGATGATCTTGACGAGCAGGTCCGGCTCGGAGTGCAGCAATGCCGGAGCCTGCTGCGTCTCCACGAGACGGCTGATCTCCGCCCACTGGCTGGTGAGTCGCTGGACGTCGAGCGTCAGCTGTTCCTCGGTGGCACCCTCCGCGGCGGTACGAACGATCACGCCGACGTTCTCGGGGAGCACCTCCTTGAGGATCTTCTTGAGGCGGGCACGCTCGGTGTCGGGCAGCTTCCGGCTGATCCCGGACATCGAGCCGTTCGGGACGTAGACGAGGTAGCGGCCCGGCAGGCTCACCTGCGAGGTGAGGCGTGCACCCTTGTGGCCGACGGGGTCCTTCGTGACCTGCACGAGGACTCGGTCGCCCGGCTTGAGCGCCAGCTCGATGCGACGGGCCTGATTCTTGCCCTCACCCTCTGCGGCGGCGGCATCCCAGTCCACCTCGCCGGAGTACAACACGGCGTTGCGTCCGCGACCGATGTCGACGAACGCGGCTTCCATGCTGGGGAGCACGTTCTGGACACGACCCAGGTAGACGTTGCCGATGAGGCTCGCCTCCTGCGACTTGGCGACGTAGTGCTCGACGAGCACCGAGTCCTCGAGGACGGCAATCTGGATGCGACCGTGCTTGGAACGGACAACCATCTGGCGGTCGACGCTCTCGCGGCGGGCGAGGAACTCGCTCTCGGTGACGACGGGACGACGGCGTCCAGCGTCACGACCGTCGCGGCGACGCTGCTTCTTCGCCTCGAGACGAGTGGATCCCTTGACGCGCTGCGGCTCGGTGATCGGCTCGGGCTGGGGACGCGGCTGGCGCACGCGCACGACCGTGCCCGGGGCGTCATCCCCCGCGCGCTCCGCCTCGCCACTGCGGCGACGCGAGCGGCGGCGAACCGAGCCGCCGTCCTCGTCCTGGTCCGTACGAGGTGAGAGGGGCGGCAGCGGCGGAAGATCCGGGGCCTGGAAGAGGAGGGATGTCGTCGACCGCGCAACGAGCGGCTGTGCGGCCGGTGTGGTCTCCTCGGTGCCGTCGGCCTCCACGGAAGTGGCGGGCTCGACCGGCTTCTTGGCGCGAGTGCGCGTGGTCCTGCGGGGAGCGGGCTCCTCGGCGGGCGTCTCGTCCGGTGCCGAAACGCCGGTCGATGCGGAGGCGGACACGTGGTCGGCCGCGCTCTTCGCCGTGGTGCGTCGGCGTGGCGTGGATGCACGGGGGGCGGCATCCGTCTCCGCGGGGAGCACGGCTGCCTCGGTGTGGATCTCGGGCACGGCCTGGGGTTCGGGCGGCGCGGGCGGAACGGGCAGTTCCTGGGGCTCCGGCGCCGTCGTCTCGGCCTTCGTGGGCTGGGCCGCGGCTCGCCGACCGAAGAGGCCGAGCCTCTTCCTGGGCGCGCTCGTTGGACTGGTTTCGACTGAGTCGTTGTCTTTCACCATCGCTGGTGTACTCCTTGCCCAGCAGGGACCGCGCCCCTGCGGGTACTCTCGTGCGCTGATTCGCCCCTCGGCGAACCGCTACCAATTCTTCAGGTCAGTACCGGGCCCTTGGCTCGCGGTACGTCGTGCGCTGTCACCACACTGGTGTCACTACTGCGCGGAACTGGCTATCCGCCCTGCGTTGCGCTTCAGAAGTGCAACATTCCTGGCCCGGTTGCGCCGCAACGGCTGCTGCCCGGCAAAGCTGTTTGGCGTCAGCGCGAGCGCGGCCCGGCTGACTACGCCAAATTATCGCATGCTTTGCTCGGATTAGGACTTTGTGCCCAGCATTCCCTGCGTGGCGGCTGCAATAATCCGAACATGACTGACGTCGTGCCGCAGCGCAGGCCACTCTCCCTGGCGATCATCCTCATCATTACCGGCGCGATCGGATGGTACGCAGCCTTCGCCCTCACTCTCGACAAGTTCGCCGTGCTCGTGAATCCCGAGGCGGACCTCGACTGCAACCTCAGCGTGCTCGTGCAGTGCGGGGCGAATCTCGCGTCGTGGCAGGGAGCCATACTCGGCTTCCCGAACCCGGTACTCGGACTCGCCGGTTTCGTCGCACCCATCGCGGTCGGGGTTGGGCTGCTCGCCGGAGCCACCTTCGCGCGCTGGTTCTGGATCGCCTTCAACGTCGGCGTCGCCGCCGCCTTCGGCTTCTGCCTCTGGCTCATGACACAGAGCATCTTCGCGCTCGGCACCCTGTGCCCGTGGTGCATGCTCACCTGGTCGGTGACGATCCTGATGTTCTGGACCCTCACCCTGAGCAATGCGCGCGCCGGAGTGTTCGGCGCGCGGCTCGCGCCCATCGGCGCAAGACTCTACGGCTGGACCGCGGTGTTCACTCTCGCCACGTACCTCATCATCGCGATCATCGCGCAGGTACGCCTGGACTTCCTCACCGAGATCGCCCTGATGCTCCGCTGACCTCGCGCTGATCGCTCCCGTGAGTTGCCGAGTTCGGCCAGTGTTGTCGCGCGGCGACTGGCCGAATTGGGCAACTCAGGAGAAGGGGTAGAGGGGTTAGCTGAACCAGAGCGCGAGCTCGCGCGCGGCGGACTCGGGCGAGTCGGAGCCGTGAACGAGGTTCTGCTGGACCTTGAGGCCCCAGTCGCGACCGAAGTCGCCGCGGATCGTGCCGGGCGCGGCGGTCGTCGGGTCGGTGGTGCCGGCGAGTGACCGGAAGCCCTCGATCACGCGGTTGCCCGCGATGCGCAGCGCCACGATCGGTCCAGACTGCATGAACTCGACGAGCGGCTCATAGAAGGGCTTGCCCTGGTGCTCCTCGTAGTGAGCAGCGAGGAGATCGAGCTCGGGCTCGAGCATCCGGACATCCACGAGTTGGTAACCCTTGGCCTCGATGCGGCGAAGGATCTCACCGGTCAGGTTGCGGGCGACGCCATCGGGCTTGATGAGGACGAGAGTTTCTTCGACGGTCATGATGCTCCTGGTTGAGTGTGCTGTGCGATGAACTGCGCCTTGGCCCGGTCGAGCTGGCGGCCCTTGAGAAAACAGAAGATCCAGATGCCCGCGAAACCGGCGCCGATCACGAACATGAGCGGCACGAGGAACCCGGTCGCGATCAGGATGACCTGGAGTGCCCAGCCGATCATGACACCCCAGCGGTAGCGCACGAGCCGTGTGGCAACGATGAGCGCGATGAGCAGAACACCACCGCCGACAAACGTGGTGACGGGCTCGAGCACCCGCAGGCCGTAGACCGTGAGGGTCACGAAGAACACGAGACAGGCCTCCAGGCCCAGCGCCACGGCGAGGAGCGACTCCGTCGCCGTGCTCGGGCGACGCGAGCGGCCGGCTCGCGGTCCGGGGGATGTCGCGGCTGTCACTTCCACCCCTCGGCGGCCGAGAGCCCGATGACCTCGCCGATGAGCGTGATCGACCCCGTGACGAGGACGGCACGGCGAGGCGCCTGCGCGGCCCAGACACGGGCATCCTGAACGGCGAACTCGAGGCTCTCGAAGGTCTGGAGGGGATGCTCGGGTGCCACCCGGGCGATGAGCTCGGCAAGGTCGGTCGCGGGTATGGCCCGCTCCGAGCTGGACTGGGTTGCCAGGAAGGTCGTGGTCACGGGAGCGAGGGCTTCGATGATGCCCGCGGCATCCTTGTCCCCCAGCACGCCGACGACGACCGCGATCTCGTCGAAGGTGAAATACGAACGGATGGCATCGGCCAGCGCCGCAGCCCCGTGCGGGTTGTGGGCGGCATCCACGAGCACCGTCGGCTCCTTGCCCACGAGCTGCAGGCGGCCCGGGGAGGTCGCGGTCGCGAGCCCCTCGGTGAGAACGTCCCCCACGAGCGCCTGGCTCCCCTGCCCGAGGAAGGACTCGACTGCTGCGATCGCCAGCGCCGCGTTGTGGCCCTGGTGGGTGCCGTAGAGCGGAAGGAAGATGTCCTTGTACTCACCCGCGAGGCCGCGCACCGAGATGACCTGGCCGCCGACCGCAACGGTCGAGTCGAGTAGCTCGAAGGCCGCGCCCTCGACATTGAGCGTCGATTCGGTGAGATCGGCCGCGCGCTCGAGTTCCGCGAGAGCCTCGGGAACCTGCTCGGCGGAGACGACAGCTGCGACGGGCTTGATGATGCCGGCCTTGGTGCGGGCGATCTGCTGCACCGTGGAGCCGAGACGCTGGGTGTGGTCGAGGGAGATGGGCGTGAAGACGGCAACCTGGCCGTCGGCGACGTTGGTGGAGTCCCACTCCCCGCCCATGCCGACCTCGACGACCGCGACATCCACGGGCGCGTCCGCGAAGGCCGCGAACGTCAGCACCGTGAAGGCCTCGAAGTAGGTCAGAGGTTCCTCGCCCGATTGTTGGAGCTCGGCATCGACGAGATCGATGTAGGGACGAACATCCGCCCAGTTCTCCGCGAACGCACGGTTGGAGATCGGCTCGCCGTCGATGGAGATGCGCTCGTTGGGGCGCTCCAGGTGCGGGCTCGTGGCGAGTCCGGTGCGCAGGCCGTAGGCGCGCAGGATGCTCTCGATCATGCGCGCGACGGACGTCTTGCCATTCGTGCCGGTGATGTGGATGATCGGGTAGCTGCGCTGCGGATCCCCGAGCAGCTCGACCACCCTGCGCGTGGGCTCCAGTCGCGGCTGCGGTGCGCTCTCGCCCACGCGGGCCAACAGCTCCTGGTACGCGCGGTCAGCGTTCTCCGCGAACTCGGAGTCCTCGTACTCGTAGTGATCCGACTTCTCGTCAGACATTGGCTGCTCCCGACTTCACGACGTCAACCACCAGTACACCAGCATTCGAGTACTGGCCGGAAACGAGGGTCGTGCGTTGGGCACTCGCCATGGGTGTCGCGTCCGGATCCTCCGAGAGCTCGAACGCGTGCGCGACCGCGAGGGTCTCCCCCGCGATCGTCTCGGCGTGGGTGGCAAGAGCGGCGATGTCTCCCTGGTTGTCGCCCAGGATCGTGAGCTCGATGCGGTCGCTCACGTCGAGCCCTGCAGCCTTGCGGGTGTCCTGGATGACGCGGATGATGTCACGCGCGAAACCCTCAGCCTCGAGTTCCGGCGTCGTTACGGTGTCGAGGATGACGAAGCCGCCGTCGCCGAGGAAGGCGATGGCGCTCGCCGGGTCCGCGGCATCCAGCGTCAGCTCGTACTCACCCTCGAAGAGCTCGGTTCCGCCGACGATGACGCGGTCGCCATCGGTCGACCAGTCGCCGGCCTTGGCCGACTGGATGACACGCTGCACGTCCTTGCCGATGCGCGGGCCGAGCGCCCTCGCGTTGACGCTCACCTTGCGCGTGATGCCGAAGGACTCGAGCGAGCCCTCCTCGAGCGGGGCGAATGACACCGACTTGAGGTTGAGCTCGTCCCGAAGGATGGACTCGGCATCGGCG encodes the following:
- the rpmA gene encoding 50S ribosomal protein L27, which gives rise to MAHKKGASSTRNGRDSNAQYLGVKRFGGQVVKSGEIIVRQRGTHFHPGVNVGRGGDDTLFALAAGAVEFGAKGGRKVVNIVTD
- the rplU gene encoding 50S ribosomal protein L21; the protein is MVYAVVRAGGRQEKVEVGSIVVLDRLSAEQGGTVELAPVLFVDGDKITHDAKALEKIKVKAEVLGNERGPKIVIQKFKNKTGYKKRQGHRQELTRIKITSIA
- a CDS encoding DUF4031 domain-containing protein codes for the protein MILIDQPIWPAHGTVWAHIVSDSSLEELHEFAARAGIPERGFDRDHYDVPARSWNDLVALGAQPVGVREFVRRLEASGLRVPQRDRR
- a CDS encoding TIGR03943 family protein, which produces MSWHNLQRWRGVALVGVVVVATLILAANNQLVLYIHPRYIVFTVVMMVIAAVLIVASILLGGRGDVEEPPSKAAKGLGIVAVILASAVAVSMVVLPPATLSSATADQREINSSALGGSTANVSEIAESSDATFEAFDALDWASLLRQTTDLKVYQDKPVNVIGFVTADQSDPQNVFYVSRFIVTCCAVDAQPIGVPVYLEDWPSTLELDEWVQVTGEFDTNRSSSSTQPLAVIPDEILPTEQPSDPYLF
- a CDS encoding permease, whose protein sequence is MATRTEPGNNRRAQTHDSHHDHHHKHDHSRPKVTRRRIIWLIVGVVGIGALLAVRPILSGGSVTLPNQAQDLLTLAISVVVESLPFVILGIALSIVVQAWLPNDLLQRYLPKNPVLRRFFISLFGIALPVCECGNVPLARGLITQGFTVSESMTFLIAAPIINPVTIITTHAAFGFDDGILVARILGGLAIANIVGWLFSLHRKPHELLTPAFAAQCERGEEEHGTRWGKSIDIFVRETSVIMPALFIGALVAGAVQVAVPRDVLVSLGSNPLWSVLAMMVLAFVIAVCSSVDAFFILPFASTFLPGSIVTFLVFGPIIDIKMLAIMRTTFTTKTLLQLTVIVGLLSALLGLVVNVLA
- a CDS encoding Rne/Rng family ribonuclease, which translates into the protein MVKDNDSVETSPTSAPRKRLGLFGRRAAAQPTKAETTAPEPQELPVPPAPPEPQAVPEIHTEAAVLPAETDAAPRASTPRRRTTAKSAADHVSASASTGVSAPDETPAEEPAPRRTTRTRAKKPVEPATSVEADGTEETTPAAQPLVARSTTSLLFQAPDLPPLPPLSPRTDQDEDGGSVRRRSRRRSGEAERAGDDAPGTVVRVRQPRPQPEPITEPQRVKGSTRLEAKKQRRRDGRDAGRRRPVVTESEFLARRESVDRQMVVRSKHGRIQIAVLEDSVLVEHYVAKSQEASLIGNVYLGRVQNVLPSMEAAFVDIGRGRNAVLYSGEVDWDAAAAEGEGKNQARRIELALKPGDRVLVQVTKDPVGHKGARLTSQVSLPGRYLVYVPNGSMSGISRKLPDTERARLKKILKEVLPENVGVIVRTAAEGATEEQLTLDVQRLTSQWAEISRLVETQQAPALLHSEPDLLVKIIRDVFNEDFHKLVIEGDDARETIETYLKSVAPDLLDRLSRYEGKGDSFDEFRVTEQIEKALDRKVWLPSGGSLVIDRTEAMTVVDVNTGKFVGSGGNLEETVTKNNLEAAEEIVRQLRLRDIGGIIVVDFIDMVLETNRDLVLRRLVECLSRDRTKHQVAEVTSLGLVQMTRKKLGLGLLETFSEQCDVCAGRGIIVHHDPVTKHRPQVQSPQPEQGGGRRRNRGGGNGGASAAPTVKNGVGSVGTHAITEDVRNALARVASVTVNHDETAEGQAENAESTAAAPLESSDTRTQKTDATAPVEAEETTVAILDIPVAKKARRPRKAAAPETEQLLETVLDSLPQAKSTTSSRGRVSRRAGSAGQVVSAPASED
- a CDS encoding vitamin K epoxide reductase family protein, yielding MTDVVPQRRPLSLAIILIITGAIGWYAAFALTLDKFAVLVNPEADLDCNLSVLVQCGANLASWQGAILGFPNPVLGLAGFVAPIAVGVGLLAGATFARWFWIAFNVGVAAAFGFCLWLMTQSIFALGTLCPWCMLTWSVTILMFWTLTLSNARAGVFGARLAPIGARLYGWTAVFTLATYLIIAIIAQVRLDFLTEIALMLR
- the ndk gene encoding nucleoside-diphosphate kinase encodes the protein MTVEETLVLIKPDGVARNLTGEILRRIEAKGYQLVDVRMLEPELDLLAAHYEEHQGKPFYEPLVEFMQSGPIVALRIAGNRVIEGFRSLAGTTDPTTAAPGTIRGDFGRDWGLKVQQNLVHGSDSPESAARELALWFS
- a CDS encoding DUF4233 domain-containing protein, translated to MTAATSPGPRAGRSRRPSTATESLLAVALGLEACLVFFVTLTVYGLRVLEPVTTFVGGGVLLIALIVATRLVRYRWGVMIGWALQVILIATGFLVPLMFVIGAGFAGIWIFCFLKGRQLDRAKAQFIAQHTQPGAS
- a CDS encoding folylpolyglutamate synthase/dihydrofolate synthase family protein, with the protein product MSDEKSDHYEYEDSEFAENADRAYQELLARVGESAPQPRLEPTRRVVELLGDPQRSYPIIHITGTNGKTSVARMIESILRAYGLRTGLATSPHLERPNERISIDGEPISNRAFAENWADVRPYIDLVDAELQQSGEEPLTYFEAFTVLTFAAFADAPVDVAVVEVGMGGEWDSTNVADGQVAVFTPISLDHTQRLGSTVQQIARTKAGIIKPVAAVVSAEQVPEALAELERAADLTESTLNVEGAAFELLDSTVAVGGQVISVRGLAGEYKDIFLPLYGTHQGHNAALAIAAVESFLGQGSQALVGDVLTEGLATATSPGRLQLVGKEPTVLVDAAHNPHGAAALADAIRSYFTFDEIAVVVGVLGDKDAAGIIEALAPVTTTFLATQSSSERAIPATDLAELIARVAPEHPLQTFESLEFAVQDARVWAAQAPRRAVLVTGSITLIGEVIGLSAAEGWK